Proteins encoded in a region of the Stieleria neptunia genome:
- a CDS encoding Bax inhibitor-1/YccA family protein: MSNVNPYSVTDVGVPAAFADESARAGFIRRTYTHLFGAILALIGIEAVIFTVVPQAKMMQLVQGVSPWTWLIALVLFMGIGWLARSWASNGASPAMQYAGLSLYVVAEAALLFPLLYVAITFVDPKTPLMAAAVTLVVFGGLTAFVFITGADFSGWGKFLALGGFAAMGAIFAGVLMGFSLGLWFSVAMVALASGYILYDTSNVLHHYRTDQHVAASLALFASVVLLFWYVLRILMAFAEE, encoded by the coding sequence ATGAGCAATGTGAATCCCTATTCCGTGACCGATGTCGGCGTACCAGCCGCGTTTGCCGACGAGTCGGCTCGCGCAGGATTCATTCGACGAACCTACACCCACCTGTTCGGCGCCATTTTGGCATTGATCGGAATCGAGGCGGTGATTTTCACCGTCGTCCCGCAAGCCAAGATGATGCAGCTGGTTCAAGGCGTTTCGCCCTGGACGTGGCTGATCGCGTTGGTCCTGTTCATGGGGATCGGTTGGCTGGCCCGGTCCTGGGCCAGCAACGGGGCCTCACCGGCGATGCAGTATGCAGGGCTGAGCTTGTACGTGGTGGCCGAGGCGGCGCTGCTGTTTCCGCTGCTGTACGTGGCGATCACGTTTGTCGACCCCAAGACTCCGCTGATGGCGGCGGCGGTCACGCTGGTGGTGTTCGGGGGGCTGACCGCGTTTGTGTTCATCACCGGTGCCGATTTCAGTGGCTGGGGCAAATTCCTGGCGTTGGGCGGATTCGCCGCGATGGGAGCGATCTTCGCGGGCGTCTTGATGGGGTTTTCGCTCGGGCTCTGGTTCAGCGTCGCGATGGTCGCCCTTGCCTCGGGGTATATCCTGTATGACACTTCGAACGTGCTGCACCATTACCGCACCGACCAGCACGTCGCGGCATCGCTTGCGCTCTTCGCGTCCGTCGTGCTGTTGTTTTGGTACGTGTTGCGGATCTTGATGGCGTTCGCCGAAGAGTGA
- a CDS encoding glycosyltransferase family 4 protein — MIPPDPTELVEPKPTLPNPRHRIVFLNRSYWPDIEATGQLLSDLCCGLSRQFDVHVVCGQPNSPETNSPFLQVGAEVRDGVTIHRLAHHQFAKKNPFGRILNLLSFFYSARRYLRKIDWGADVVISETDPFLLPIAGAEYARRVGAEHCVYLQDIYPDVAEAVGKVRLPLVAPLLRRKLRAAYRDASRIIVLGRCMRRRLTGPGWGIQRDKIEIVPNWSDCQTIAPIDPCENQFRKRYELSDAFVVMHSGNMGLTQRLEVLISAAAEPHWPARAKLVLVGNGASRGKLLEHTAQLNLPPGRVEFVHYQPRDQLTESLSAANVHVVSMHQSVTGCLCPSKLYGIMAAGRSVIAVADPQTDLCQIVRERDIGWCVPPGSPSAIADAVAQAEAESRRSSTSDFVNRQRRSRDAAIRHFDRPVIVKKFSQILTSILSDHASDLTDHHLHEAPVPQHSNASGSGIALTL, encoded by the coding sequence ATGATCCCCCCCGACCCGACCGAACTCGTTGAGCCGAAGCCCACCTTGCCCAATCCCCGTCACCGCATCGTCTTCTTGAATCGGTCGTATTGGCCGGATATCGAAGCGACCGGTCAGTTGCTCTCGGACTTGTGCTGTGGTCTGTCCCGGCAATTCGATGTGCATGTGGTTTGTGGTCAGCCGAACAGCCCCGAAACGAATAGCCCGTTTTTGCAGGTCGGTGCGGAAGTCCGCGACGGCGTCACGATCCACCGTCTGGCTCATCACCAATTCGCCAAGAAGAACCCGTTCGGACGCATCCTCAATCTGCTCTCCTTTTTTTATTCCGCCCGTCGCTACCTGCGCAAGATCGATTGGGGGGCCGACGTGGTCATCAGTGAGACCGATCCGTTTCTGCTGCCGATCGCGGGCGCGGAATACGCCCGACGGGTCGGTGCCGAGCATTGTGTTTATCTGCAGGACATTTATCCGGATGTGGCAGAAGCGGTTGGCAAAGTACGTCTGCCGTTGGTCGCACCGTTGTTGCGACGCAAGTTGCGGGCGGCGTACCGGGATGCCTCGCGGATCATCGTGCTGGGACGCTGCATGCGGAGGCGTCTGACCGGGCCCGGATGGGGAATCCAACGCGACAAAATCGAAATCGTTCCCAACTGGTCGGACTGCCAAACCATTGCCCCGATCGATCCATGTGAAAATCAATTTCGAAAGCGTTATGAATTGTCCGACGCGTTCGTGGTCATGCATTCCGGCAACATGGGGCTGACCCAGCGTTTGGAGGTGTTGATCAGCGCGGCAGCCGAGCCACACTGGCCGGCTCGGGCGAAACTGGTTCTGGTCGGCAACGGGGCGTCGCGCGGCAAGTTGCTCGAACACACCGCGCAGTTGAACCTTCCGCCGGGGCGAGTTGAATTCGTCCACTATCAACCGCGTGACCAACTGACCGAAAGTTTGTCCGCGGCCAATGTTCACGTCGTCTCGATGCATCAAAGCGTCACCGGTTGTCTGTGCCCGAGCAAGTTGTACGGTATCATGGCTGCGGGCCGTAGCGTGATTGCGGTCGCCGACCCGCAAACGGATCTATGCCAAATCGTTCGCGAACGCGACATCGGCTGGTGCGTTCCACCGGGATCGCCGAGTGCGATTGCCGACGCAGTGGCGCAAGCCGAGGCGGAATCGCGTCGCAGTTCCACCAGCGACTTTGTCAACCGCCAGCGCCGATCACGGGACGCGGCGATCCGTCACTTTGACCGCCCCGTGATCGTCAAGAAATTCTCGCAAATCCTCACCAGCATTCTTTCCGATCACGCCAGCGACCTGACCGATCATCACCTGCACGAAGCCCCCGTCCCTCAGCATTCCAATGCGTCGGGCTCTGGCATCGCGCTGACCCTCTGA
- a CDS encoding O-antigen ligase family protein, which translates to MSSRQRLSELLYWIAALTFGIAPAMLASDFGGILPWTKYTSAVALTLACLIALLARSLSVGCAGEIRLPSKAFAVTGLLLILMAAAALQTVPLPARLVAGLSPASYSAFVIWAGGIVAVDPSQSLPISIAAFDSRHAIANLSIATLVSFFAALVFHDRARTTGLLSTIALAACSVTLIGLARKLFPEFQLWSFRSGGEGAPFGTFLNRNNAALAINVGIASALGLVVYRGTALSHQGDGDESSERQTGRKTFRSTWLCDGMLLTGLISLCVGLVGLIGCGSRGGLLSMLVAGTATLVLTRGNKVRLGGVVAATAAVVLTVVVLLRAGTIGNQPLREDTFQQIGSTVSRGSDRLSTDTRLAHWPDGFRTAIKHFPGGSGLASYGYAYLPWQQTSPWRHCLHADNLWLEMFVELGLAGLVLTGWGAVLMTRGLRRLYASTDPLDQGLWVSGCYLCFVIAISQTFDFGLILPANLIAVVLLLSGIVARASTVVSAASEGEHATPGTSGKPKLKLLRQGSWWRSPGVLRERVFQFAGAAGLLVIAAFAIDRLRLDNLVDFAVRTADAELPQHRTDPQWLDRFAGETRTLAAQHPHPDLLDVLTRLDFQRGRLLELTLMNVGRIPQAHQAALYSATSRGRRRLGWRASDPALSRHVTDAGNPIAPLPLDSQLRSPDSPYAEALRSAEASLLQRPLAMPPRIDQVYLEFMHRSPDRSRLAIRQSAALFRNNPELQLRFGALAANHGDYETATQTWRRAATLDERMIPRVLGRSRRFPDFPVGDLVPESSQGALKTDPNADPLSGAADGSGPLPPSAFWNTSRILTTLDSSPNRNPKRS; encoded by the coding sequence TTGTCTTCGCGCCAACGTCTTTCCGAATTGCTGTACTGGATCGCTGCGTTGACATTCGGGATCGCCCCCGCGATGTTGGCCAGCGATTTCGGCGGCATCTTGCCATGGACCAAGTACACATCCGCGGTCGCCTTGACCCTGGCCTGCTTGATCGCCCTGCTGGCCCGATCGCTTTCGGTCGGCTGCGCGGGCGAAATTCGCTTGCCCTCCAAGGCGTTTGCGGTGACGGGTTTGTTGTTGATTTTGATGGCCGCTGCAGCGTTGCAAACCGTGCCGCTGCCGGCGCGTCTGGTGGCCGGGTTGAGCCCCGCCAGTTATTCCGCGTTTGTGATTTGGGCAGGCGGGATCGTTGCGGTCGATCCCTCTCAATCCCTCCCGATCTCGATCGCCGCCTTCGATTCCAGACACGCGATCGCCAACCTTTCGATCGCCACGCTGGTCTCGTTTTTTGCGGCTTTGGTGTTTCACGATCGAGCGCGAACGACTGGGTTGCTCTCGACGATTGCCTTGGCTGCCTGCTCGGTCACCCTGATCGGCCTTGCCCGCAAACTGTTTCCCGAGTTTCAGCTGTGGAGCTTTCGCAGTGGGGGCGAAGGGGCACCGTTTGGAACGTTTCTGAATCGAAACAACGCGGCGCTGGCGATCAATGTGGGGATCGCATCGGCACTGGGCTTGGTCGTCTATCGCGGCACGGCACTCTCGCACCAAGGCGACGGGGACGAGTCGTCGGAGCGTCAAACGGGACGCAAAACGTTCCGTTCAACCTGGCTGTGCGATGGGATGTTGTTGACGGGCCTCATTTCCCTGTGCGTCGGTCTGGTCGGTTTGATCGGCTGTGGATCGCGTGGCGGACTGTTGTCGATGTTGGTCGCCGGCACGGCCACGCTGGTCCTGACTCGCGGGAACAAAGTGCGGCTGGGCGGGGTGGTGGCCGCAACCGCGGCGGTGGTGTTGACGGTCGTCGTGTTGTTGCGCGCCGGAACGATCGGAAATCAGCCGCTCCGCGAAGACACGTTCCAGCAGATCGGTTCGACCGTCTCGCGGGGCAGCGATCGTTTGTCGACCGACACCCGGCTTGCCCATTGGCCGGACGGATTTCGCACGGCGATCAAACATTTTCCCGGTGGCAGCGGGTTGGCGTCGTACGGTTACGCGTATCTGCCGTGGCAGCAGACCAGTCCGTGGCGTCACTGTTTGCACGCCGACAACTTGTGGTTGGAGATGTTTGTCGAACTCGGCCTGGCCGGTCTCGTCCTGACGGGATGGGGCGCCGTGCTGATGACGCGCGGCCTGAGACGTTTGTACGCTTCGACCGATCCGCTCGACCAAGGGCTTTGGGTTTCCGGCTGTTATCTTTGCTTCGTGATCGCCATCAGCCAGACCTTCGACTTCGGGCTGATTTTGCCGGCAAACCTGATTGCGGTCGTCCTGCTCTTGTCCGGGATCGTCGCGCGAGCATCGACGGTGGTGTCGGCCGCGAGCGAAGGCGAGCATGCGACGCCGGGCACCAGCGGCAAGCCCAAACTAAAACTGCTGCGGCAAGGTTCCTGGTGGCGGTCACCCGGGGTCCTGCGAGAACGCGTCTTTCAGTTCGCCGGTGCGGCAGGCCTGTTGGTGATCGCCGCGTTCGCCATCGATCGACTTCGGTTGGACAACCTTGTCGACTTCGCCGTCCGTACCGCCGATGCCGAACTTCCGCAGCATCGGACGGACCCGCAGTGGCTGGATCGATTCGCCGGCGAGACCCGAACACTCGCCGCGCAACACCCACACCCGGATTTGTTGGACGTTCTCACCCGGCTGGATTTCCAACGCGGTCGGCTGTTGGAACTGACCCTGATGAATGTCGGGCGAATCCCGCAAGCTCACCAAGCGGCGCTCTACTCGGCGACGTCACGCGGACGCCGACGACTGGGATGGCGGGCGTCCGATCCCGCCCTTTCTCGGCATGTGACCGATGCCGGAAACCCGATCGCCCCGTTGCCATTGGATTCGCAATTGCGTTCGCCGGACTCGCCCTACGCCGAAGCGTTGCGATCGGCCGAAGCGTCACTGCTGCAGCGACCGCTGGCCATGCCGCCGCGTATCGATCAAGTCTATCTCGAATTTATGCACCGATCGCCCGACCGCAGCAGATTGGCGATCCGTCAATCCGCTGCACTGTTTCGCAACAACCCCGAGTTGCAACTTCGTTTCGGGGCGTTGGCGGCCAACCATGGTGATTATGAAACCGCGACCCAAACCTGGCGCCGCGCCGCGACGCTGGACGAACGCATGATCCCCCGCGTGTTGGGGCGTTCACGCCGGTTCCCCGATTTTCCCGTCGGGGACCTGGTCCCTGAATCGTCGCAGGGAGCCCTGAAAACAGACCCGAACGCAGACCCGTTGTCGGGTGCAGCCGACGGATCCGGGCCGCTTCCTCCATCGGCTTTCTGGAACACATCACGCATTCTCACCACCCTCGATTCCTCTCCAAACCGAAACCCGAAAAGGTCATGA
- a CDS encoding TraR/DksA family transcriptional regulator — translation MTTESEQPTPDYSAVRAELQAKLDKLVTRVEGIDTDLSEAVNEDWEERATEQEEDEVLAGLGNVTMREINQIKEALHAIEQGSYGICARCGTHIDPARLEILPFATTCIKCA, via the coding sequence ATGACCACTGAATCCGAACAACCGACTCCCGACTACTCCGCCGTCCGTGCCGAGTTGCAGGCGAAGCTCGACAAACTGGTGACGCGCGTCGAGGGAATTGACACCGACCTGAGCGAAGCGGTCAACGAAGATTGGGAGGAACGGGCGACCGAGCAAGAAGAAGATGAAGTGCTCGCCGGGCTGGGGAACGTCACGATGCGTGAGATCAATCAAATCAAAGAGGCCTTGCACGCGATCGAACAGGGGAGCTACGGCATCTGTGCCCGCTGCGGGACCCACATCGATCCGGCCCGGCTGGAGATCCTGCCGTTCGCAACGACATGCATCAAGTGCGCCTAG
- a CDS encoding RNA polymerase sigma factor, with protein MAVSDSTALRYQQSDPDVRLMIRVRNDDAAAFEELLRKYQPRLVRLMRTIGPKPDLAEDLAQETFMRVFRARHSYEPGAKFSTWLFTIAANVARNATRSQGRRQEVNEVDAPVTSDGSQAVGILAATALDASSLMPGRLVEGSERGAIVRQAVEALGERQRTALMLSRFENLSYAEIAETMGLTTKAVKSLLSRARVNLREILQPYIEAGVIPSEVEP; from the coding sequence TTGGCTGTTAGTGATTCCACCGCACTGCGTTACCAGCAATCGGACCCCGACGTCCGGTTGATGATTCGTGTCAGAAACGACGACGCCGCCGCGTTTGAGGAGTTGCTACGAAAGTATCAGCCTCGGCTGGTCCGTTTGATGCGAACGATCGGTCCCAAACCGGATCTGGCGGAGGATTTGGCGCAGGAGACGTTCATGCGTGTCTTCCGGGCGCGGCATAGCTATGAGCCCGGCGCCAAGTTTTCGACCTGGTTGTTCACGATCGCGGCCAATGTGGCGCGAAACGCGACGCGCAGTCAGGGGCGGCGTCAGGAGGTCAACGAGGTCGACGCACCGGTGACCTCCGACGGCTCCCAGGCGGTCGGCATTCTGGCCGCCACCGCGTTGGACGCCAGTTCGCTGATGCCTGGTCGATTGGTCGAGGGCAGCGAACGCGGCGCGATCGTCCGGCAGGCGGTCGAAGCCCTGGGGGAGCGACAGCGGACGGCGTTGATGCTGTCGCGTTTTGAGAATCTGAGTTACGCCGAAATCGCTGAAACGATGGGACTGACCACCAAGGCGGTCAAATCGTTACTCAGTCGAGCACGAGTCAACTTGCGCGAAATCTTGCAGCCGTATATCGAGGCGGGGGTGATCCCGAGCGAGGTGGAACCATGA
- a CDS encoding LON peptidase substrate-binding domain-containing protein, protein MGDLDDLTRLPDDFDGQVRLFPLPSLVLFPHAMQPLHIFEPRYCEMLAEALESDELIAMATLTETQPTDKGDPPIDPTVCIGKIVSHVERDDDRHNILLVGIKRAQVTAEVDAGRCFRIAKINVLDDLYPPSGMSDRSQLRADLLAAFGEVIPASQSVQQGLSELLAGSMGLGPITDIISHTLPLSVAMKLRLLAEQNVDDRAQLLIDFLASGAVQLPSADHQSGGGAAKSRLPFPPPFSTN, encoded by the coding sequence ATGGGTGACTTGGACGACTTGACTCGCTTGCCGGACGACTTTGACGGTCAGGTCCGCTTGTTCCCGTTGCCTTCGCTGGTTCTGTTTCCGCACGCCATGCAACCGCTGCACATCTTCGAACCCCGGTACTGCGAGATGCTCGCCGAGGCACTTGAAAGTGACGAGCTGATCGCGATGGCGACGCTGACCGAGACGCAACCGACCGACAAGGGGGATCCACCCATCGACCCGACGGTTTGCATCGGAAAAATCGTCTCCCACGTTGAACGCGATGACGACCGGCACAACATCTTGCTGGTCGGAATCAAACGGGCCCAGGTGACCGCCGAAGTCGATGCGGGGCGTTGTTTTCGAATCGCCAAGATCAACGTGTTGGACGATCTCTATCCGCCATCGGGGATGAGCGACCGCAGCCAGCTCCGGGCCGATTTGCTGGCGGCGTTTGGTGAAGTGATTCCGGCCAGCCAGAGTGTCCAACAGGGGCTCAGTGAATTGTTGGCCGGATCGATGGGGCTGGGGCCGATCACGGACATCATCTCGCACACCCTGCCGCTGTCGGTGGCAATGAAATTGCGATTGCTGGCCGAACAAAACGTCGACGATCGCGCCCAGTTGCTGATCGACTTCCTGGCCAGTGGTGCCGTCCAGCTGCCGTCTGCGGATCACCAGTCCGGCGGCGGCGCGGCAAAATCACGGTTGCCATTTCCGCCTCCGTTCAGCACCAACTGA
- a CDS encoding anti-sigma factor family protein has translation MSESVLLTDDEPVDPDDELLVAYLDDELDDAERKAVEKRLVAETEFQRRLQTLQTGWEWLDELPSESNNEKLVESTIELLVADIIPEKQSEAGWVSQHWRHLVFVALLVAGFAAGAIGVSIANRIALSNDLAELAIAEDHEAYKLGDNFSFFYQLAYNPRWQNMIETMEQVGQREMAPASVVASIPLQDRDAALQSLPTETREKLVVRWEAYRGYSEETKQELRRIANEVRNAKDSEKLLQTMKAASVWIESVGEELRDDLQSTDEAVRQNAIDLAIDITMNDLARDSGKLISEETSDRIYLWLQLLLKERLEQIPDLAAGIERGKAMLQEQGRDDQWAEYFMLRAMVDDRDWRGRGSGSSAFGGGLRMGLGGGGPRGPGGGGPGNGRPAPAAADASGGGDQRDPGRRPPPPRIPPVTDREYQDLKALLDDQAREDLSALTSLSTELAGDVVAVNDTLRTWTLESLRRNSPAFQADESTPLDRYRAREEPDVLDLLPPEEIMKAIYYRPDRRRGRR, from the coding sequence ATGAGCGAAAGTGTCTTGCTAACCGATGACGAACCGGTCGATCCCGACGATGAATTGTTGGTCGCCTATTTGGATGACGAACTGGACGACGCCGAGCGGAAGGCCGTCGAGAAGCGGCTGGTCGCGGAGACCGAGTTTCAGCGGCGACTGCAAACGCTACAAACCGGATGGGAGTGGCTGGACGAATTACCCTCGGAGTCCAACAACGAAAAACTGGTTGAATCGACCATCGAGCTACTGGTCGCCGACATCATTCCGGAAAAGCAATCGGAAGCCGGTTGGGTGAGCCAGCATTGGAGACACCTAGTCTTCGTCGCCTTGCTTGTCGCCGGATTTGCCGCCGGCGCCATCGGCGTCTCGATCGCCAATCGGATCGCACTGAGCAATGACCTGGCAGAGCTGGCGATCGCCGAGGACCACGAAGCCTACAAGTTGGGCGACAATTTTTCGTTCTTTTATCAGCTCGCGTACAATCCCCGCTGGCAAAACATGATCGAAACGATGGAGCAGGTCGGCCAGCGAGAAATGGCTCCGGCCAGTGTGGTCGCTTCGATTCCATTACAAGACCGCGACGCCGCGCTACAGTCGTTGCCCACCGAGACGCGCGAGAAGCTGGTCGTCCGCTGGGAGGCCTATCGCGGATACAGCGAAGAAACCAAGCAGGAGCTGAGGCGGATCGCCAACGAAGTCCGCAACGCCAAGGACAGTGAAAAACTGTTGCAGACCATGAAAGCCGCATCGGTCTGGATCGAAAGCGTCGGCGAAGAACTGCGTGATGATCTGCAAAGCACAGACGAAGCCGTCCGCCAAAATGCGATTGATTTGGCCATCGATATCACGATGAACGATCTGGCGCGCGATTCCGGAAAACTGATCAGCGAAGAAACTTCGGATCGGATCTACTTGTGGTTGCAACTGTTGTTGAAGGAACGGCTGGAGCAGATCCCCGATTTGGCCGCCGGAATCGAACGCGGCAAAGCCATGCTCCAGGAGCAGGGACGCGACGATCAATGGGCCGAGTACTTCATGCTTCGCGCGATGGTTGACGACCGCGATTGGCGAGGCCGTGGCTCTGGATCTTCCGCATTCGGAGGCGGATTGCGAATGGGTTTGGGCGGAGGCGGGCCGAGAGGCCCAGGCGGTGGAGGCCCAGGTAACGGTCGACCGGCACCTGCTGCCGCGGATGCTTCGGGCGGCGGAGATCAACGTGACCCGGGGCGACGCCCCCCGCCACCGCGGATCCCTCCCGTCACCGACCGCGAATACCAGGATCTCAAGGCGTTACTGGATGACCAGGCCCGCGAGGATCTGAGCGCGTTGACAAGCCTGTCGACCGAGCTTGCCGGTGACGTGGTTGCGGTCAACGATACGCTGCGGACCTGGACCCTCGAATCGCTACGCCGAAACTCGCCGGCATTCCAAGCCGATGAATCGACTCCGCTGGACCGCTACCGCGCGCGCGAAGAGCCCGACGTGCTGGATCTGCTTCCGCCGGAGGAAATCATGAAGGCGATTTATTACCGTCCCGATCGTCGCAGGGGCCGACGGTAA
- a CDS encoding NAD-dependent epimerase/dehydratase family protein — protein MMSTAANSPGTYLVTGCAGFIANRVASLLLEAGHRVVGVDNVNDYYDTSLKEHRLKKLESDRFSFHRIDIEDQEALAGLFDGDAFDAVFNLAARAGVRYSMENPHIYLTTNSLGSLNLLHQMRRTGVGKYVLASTSSLYAGQPMPFSESLPVNTPISPYAASKKGAEVMAYSHHHLYQIDVSICRYFTVYGPAGRPDMSIFRFIRWIDDGVPIQLFGDGEQSRDFTYVDDIARGTILAAKPVGYEIINLGGGGTPVSLNTLIGMLEDRLGKKAIIEYLPFHQADMMTTSADITKAGELLGWKPEVSLEQGLDESVSWYQTNKPWSEKIVLP, from the coding sequence ATGATGAGCACTGCTGCAAATTCACCCGGAACCTACCTCGTCACCGGTTGCGCGGGCTTCATCGCCAATCGGGTTGCGTCGTTGTTGCTCGAGGCCGGACACCGAGTCGTCGGGGTGGACAACGTCAATGACTACTACGACACCTCGCTGAAGGAACACCGACTGAAAAAATTGGAGTCTGATCGATTCAGTTTTCATCGGATCGATATCGAAGACCAAGAGGCGTTGGCCGGTCTGTTCGACGGCGATGCCTTCGACGCCGTGTTTAACCTTGCTGCCCGGGCGGGGGTCCGATACAGCATGGAGAATCCGCACATCTACCTGACGACCAACTCACTGGGCAGCCTGAATCTGCTGCATCAAATGCGGCGGACCGGCGTCGGCAAGTATGTCCTCGCATCGACGTCCTCTCTGTACGCCGGGCAACCGATGCCGTTCAGCGAATCGCTGCCGGTCAACACGCCGATCTCCCCCTACGCGGCCAGCAAGAAAGGTGCCGAGGTGATGGCGTACAGCCACCACCATCTGTATCAGATCGACGTTTCGATCTGCCGCTACTTCACCGTCTATGGGCCGGCGGGGCGACCGGATATGTCGATTTTTCGATTCATCCGCTGGATCGACGATGGCGTTCCGATCCAATTATTCGGTGACGGTGAGCAATCCCGCGATTTCACCTATGTCGACGATATCGCCCGGGGAACCATCCTGGCGGCGAAACCTGTGGGATACGAAATCATAAATTTGGGCGGGGGTGGGACTCCGGTTTCGCTTAATACCTTGATCGGCATGCTCGAAGATCGGCTCGGCAAAAAAGCGATCATCGAGTACCTGCCCTTCCACCAGGCGGACATGATGACCACCAGTGCGGACATCACCAAAGCCGGCGAGCTGCTGGGTTGGAAACCCGAGGTTTCGCTGGAACAAGGATTGGACGAATCCGTGAGTTGGTATCAAACGAATAAACCGTGGTCGGAAAAAATCGTTCTGCCATGA
- a CDS encoding GDP-mannose 4,6-dehydratase: MPTALITGITGQDGSYLTELLISKGYTVHGIVRRSSITARGRLDQLFHQEDVYNKRLFLHYADLSDVTTIRRILLKSTPDELYHLAGQSHVGASFEIPETTCEFTAMGTLRLLEILRDLDKQPRFVHISSSEIFGRPDQSPQNETTPMRPVTPYGVAKAFATQMVTLYRESFGLFACNAICYNHESPRRGESFVTRKITRAAAAISMGLEKTLSLGSLDGRRDWGYAPEYVEAMWRMLQQPAADDFVVATGTAHSVKDFLAASFDAVGLDWEDFVTQDPRYMRPSEGTHLVGDPGRASKSLQWTAETRLPRLAEIMVQSDLDALLASRQRADS; the protein is encoded by the coding sequence ATGCCAACGGCACTCATTACCGGTATCACCGGTCAGGACGGGTCTTATTTGACCGAGTTGCTGATCAGCAAGGGCTACACCGTCCATGGAATCGTGCGGCGTAGCAGCATCACCGCTCGCGGTCGATTGGACCAGCTGTTTCACCAAGAAGACGTCTACAACAAACGGCTGTTCTTGCACTACGCCGACCTGAGCGACGTGACGACGATCCGTCGCATCCTGCTCAAATCGACTCCGGATGAACTGTATCACTTGGCCGGCCAGAGCCACGTCGGGGCGAGTTTCGAGATCCCCGAGACGACCTGCGAATTCACCGCCATGGGCACGCTCCGGTTGCTTGAAATCCTCCGGGACTTGGACAAGCAACCTCGATTTGTGCACATCAGCAGTAGCGAGATCTTCGGCCGTCCCGACCAATCTCCGCAGAACGAAACCACGCCGATGCGTCCGGTCACGCCTTACGGGGTTGCCAAGGCGTTCGCGACTCAAATGGTCACGCTGTATCGAGAATCTTTCGGTTTGTTTGCCTGCAACGCGATCTGTTACAACCACGAATCGCCCCGTCGTGGTGAGTCGTTTGTGACCCGCAAGATCACGCGTGCCGCCGCCGCGATTTCGATGGGGCTGGAAAAAACACTTTCGCTCGGATCGCTCGATGGGCGCCGTGACTGGGGATACGCCCCCGAGTACGTCGAAGCGATGTGGCGGATGTTACAGCAACCCGCCGCGGATGACTTTGTCGTTGCGACGGGAACCGCGCACAGTGTCAAAGATTTTTTGGCGGCGTCGTTTGATGCGGTCGGATTGGACTGGGAAGACTTTGTGACCCAAGACCCCCGCTACATGCGTCCCAGTGAAGGGACGCATCTGGTCGGCGATCCCGGCCGGGCATCGAAGTCGCTTCAGTGGACGGCTGAAACCCGGCTCCCCCGACTCGCCGAAATCATGGTCCAGTCCGATTTGGACGCGCTCTTAGCGTCGCGTCAACGTGCCGACTCCTGA